In the genome of Roseiconus lacunae, the window CTATATGGGCGGCACAATCAGAGAACACAAGGCGGTGCTGCTGAAATCGGGCGGCGTCGAGGACCATGTACATTTGCTAATAAAATTTCACCCTCAGTTTGCAATCTCGTCGACTATTCAGATGCTTAAGGCTAACTCGTCTAAATGGGTAAACGAGCAACAGAAAACAAGATTCAAATTTCAATGGCAAACAGGATATGGTGCGTTTACTGTCAGCCAATCGATGGCTGATGTGGTCAAAGAATATATCTCGAAGCAGCGCGAGCACCATCAAAGACTTTCGTTTCAACAAGAGTATCTGGCGATTCTGCGAAAGCATCAAATTGACTTTGACCCCAAGTATGTATTCGAACAGGAGTTGGCATCCTGAAGTCAACAGCTGTGCTCTTTAAAACTGAAAAAGCAGCGCAGAATGAATGTGTCTCAATCGCGAAGCGGCGACAGATGTTGTTACCACCTGCCGTCGCTTCGCGACTCTGACCCTTTCGCGACGATAACCCCGGACTGACGTCCGAGGCTATCGTCTGCCGTCACTTCGTGACTAAAAAATTCTGATCGTTGAATCGCGAAGCGATGGTATGCAATAGCCCCGGATGCAAATCCGGGGTTCAGGACAGGTCGTCGTATTGCAATCGCGAAGCGATGACAGGTGCTCTTACCGCCTGCCTTCGCTTCGCGACTCTCACCCTTTCGCGACGATACCCCCGGACTGACGTCCGAGGCTATCGCCTGCCGTCACTTCGTGACTAAAAAATTCTGACCGTTGAATCGCGAAGCGATGGTATGCAATAGCCCCGGATGCAAATCCGTTGTTCAGAGCAGGTCGTCGTATTGCAATCGCGAAGCGATGACAGGTGCTCTTACCGCCTGCCATCGCTTCGCGACTCTCACCCTTTCGCGACGATACCCCCGGACTGACGTCCGAGGCTATCGCCTGCCGTCTTCCTGCTCGATCGGGGGGCACACGGTGCGATCACTTGGCGGCTGAGCATTGCGCGCTGCCGTCGCCCTGCGACTGCCTGCAGGCGAATTGATCCGTCGAGAGGGGAGTGATTTTTGAGACCGATTCGTCACGGGGAATGTCTCATTCTTGATATCGGCGCTGTTCCAGTCTCCAACCTGTCCACACACGTGTAACAATGGACTGGGCGTGCAAGGCTTGCTCGCTTGTTTTCTCCAAACCGAAGGCGAATCCTTGCACCTGACGAGACATGGGGGACATTTTGGACCAAAATGGATGTCCTGCCCGCCTGACTCATCTGATCGACCACGTCTCAGATTCTTCCGAATGAATAGCACTCCCATTGTGACTCATGCGTTGATGGCCGCGACCGTCGCCGTCGGTCTGGTTACCGGTGTTTCCGCCGATGACGCCTTGTCCTTTAATCGTGATGTCCGACCAATTCTGTCGGATTACTGCTACGCCTGTCACGGTCCGGACGAGAATCATCGCGAAGCCGATTTACGTCTCGATGATCGCGCCGCGGCCATTGATTACGGCGCGATCGTTCCCGGTGAGGCTGATTCGAGCTTGATGATCGAACGCATCCTTTCGAATGATCTTGATCTGGTGATGCCGCCGCCGGCAGGTGGCAAAAAACTTTCGCAGGAAGAACGTGAGGTTTTGACCCGCTGGATCGGTCAAGGTGCCGAGTACGAACAGCACTGGGCATACACTCCGGTGCCAGAAATCGTTGAAGTCCCGAATGCAGGTGATGGCTGGGCGATCAATCCGATCGACAACCATGTCGCTGCGATCCATCAACAACGAGGCCTCACTCATAGCGCCCCGGTAGACCGGGCGACTTGGTTGCGTCGAGTCACGTTCGATCTGACCGGACTTCCGCCGACAATCGAAGAATTAGACGCGTTCATCGCTGACCAATCCGAGAACGCCTATGAATCGGTCGTCGACCGACTACTGAATTCTCCGGCTTATGGCGAACGGATGGCCAACCTTTGGCTGGACGTCGCCCGTTATGCGGACACCTTTGGGTACCAAAATGATATGCCGATGGAGATTTGGCCATGGCGTGATTGGGTGATCGACGCATTCAATCAGAACATGCCGTATGACCAGTTCTTGACCGAGCAGATCGCCGGAGACCGACTGCCCAACGCAACCGCCGATCAGCGTTTAGCGACGGCGTTCAACCGATTGCATCGCCTAACGAACGAAGGTGGCAGTGTCCCCGAAGAGTTCCGACTGACCGGGATCTCTGACCGAACGACAACGGCAGGGACCGCTTTCTTGGCGTTAACGTTTGAATGCAGTCGCTGCCATGACCATAAGTTTGATCCGATCAAACAACGAGACTTTTATCGGCTGTCGGCGTTCTTTTCTGACATCGATGAATTCGGATTGTATTCGCACTTCACCCGGGCTCAACCATCACCAACGATGCTGTTGTACGGTGAGGGACAGAAGGAACAACATCGCGAAGCGATCGAGGCAATCCAGGCAGCCGAGTCCAAATACAAGAAATCAGTCGAGACGGCACGCCGAAGATTGTCGAAAGCCTCCGAGACGTTGATTCAACAGCTTCCCGAAGTCCGTCCCCCAATCGCGACTTTGCCACTCGAAGGTG includes:
- the tnpA gene encoding IS200/IS605 family transposase, yielding MASHHGILVHVVFSTKYRRPVLLDDWRDDLFAYMGGTIREHKAVLLKSGGVEDHVHLLIKFHPQFAISSTIQMLKANSSKWVNEQQKTRFKFQWQTGYGAFTVSQSMADVVKEYISKQREHHQRLSFQQEYLAILRKHQIDFDPKYVFEQELAS